The proteins below are encoded in one region of Bosea sp. BIWAKO-01:
- a CDS encoding amidase: MTMRTLQDCAEALAGGTITARALVEECLERISDPAGEGRRAFISVSADSARASADAHDGLRRVGRAAGPFAGIPFAVKDLFDVAGERSMAGSRALADCAPAKAHAPTIARMIAAGFIPIGRTNMTEFAYSGIGANPHYGTPLSPWDRASRRIPGGSSSGSGVAVADGMAPVALGSDTGGSCRIPAALCGIVGYKPTARRVPLEGVVPLSSSLDSLGPLGASVACCAIVDGILAADSFAPPLPRPIAGLRLAIPTQIVRDGMDATVSAAFDSAVSRLSALGALISDVDFAPLAAIGKANSKFGFAAPEAFAWHRALLETKGELYDPRVSSRIATGAQALAADYLDLVLSRREIIAAMDALTAGYDALLMPTCPIMAPRLDDLKEDSEYFRLNGLLLRNPSLGNFLDRCAISLPCHRLGEAPVGLMLTGETGGDRTLFAIAAGIEAALRQ, from the coding sequence ATGACCATGCGCACGCTGCAGGATTGTGCCGAAGCTCTGGCCGGTGGAACGATCACCGCCCGTGCGCTGGTGGAGGAATGCCTCGAACGGATTTCAGATCCGGCGGGCGAAGGTCGACGTGCCTTCATCTCGGTCTCGGCAGACAGCGCCCGGGCGTCGGCTGATGCTCATGACGGCTTGCGGCGTGTCGGCCGTGCGGCCGGCCCATTCGCCGGCATTCCCTTCGCCGTGAAGGACCTCTTCGACGTTGCCGGCGAACGGAGCATGGCTGGCTCACGTGCACTGGCCGATTGCGCGCCGGCGAAGGCTCATGCGCCAACGATCGCACGCATGATTGCGGCCGGGTTCATCCCGATCGGCCGGACCAACATGACCGAATTCGCCTATTCGGGAATCGGTGCCAATCCACATTATGGAACGCCGCTCAGTCCTTGGGATCGCGCCTCACGCCGCATTCCGGGTGGCAGCTCGTCGGGCTCCGGCGTGGCGGTTGCCGATGGCATGGCACCGGTTGCACTCGGCAGTGACACGGGCGGGTCATGCCGGATTCCGGCCGCGCTTTGCGGTATTGTCGGCTACAAGCCGACAGCGCGACGGGTGCCGCTCGAGGGTGTCGTCCCGTTGTCGAGCAGCCTTGATTCATTGGGGCCGCTCGGAGCCAGTGTGGCCTGCTGCGCCATTGTTGACGGCATCCTGGCCGCCGATTCTTTTGCGCCGCCGCTGCCACGCCCGATTGCGGGTCTGCGCCTTGCCATCCCGACCCAGATCGTCAGGGACGGTATGGATGCAACCGTGTCCGCCGCTTTCGACAGCGCAGTCAGCCGCCTGAGCGCGCTTGGCGCGCTGATCTCGGATGTTGATTTCGCGCCGCTCGCGGCAATCGGCAAGGCCAACAGCAAGTTCGGCTTCGCGGCGCCCGAGGCTTTCGCCTGGCACCGCGCGCTGCTCGAAACGAAGGGCGAGCTTTACGACCCGCGCGTCAGCAGCCGGATCGCGACCGGCGCACAGGCGCTGGCCGCCGATTATCTCGATCTCGTCCTGTCCCGGCGCGAGATCATCGCGGCGATGGACGCGCTCACTGCAGGCTACGACGCGCTGCTGATGCCGACCTGCCCGATCATGGCGCCTCGCCTGGACGATTTGAAGGAGGATTCCGAGTATTTCCGGCTGAATGGGCTGCTGTTGCGCAACCCGAGCCTCGGCAACTTCCTTGACCGCTGCGCAATCAGCCTGCCCTGCCATAGGCTTGGCGAGGCCCCGGTCGGATTGATGCTGACCGGCGAGACCGGCGGCGATCGCACCCTGTTTGCCATTGCGGCCGGGATCGAGGCGGCCTTGCGGCAATAG
- a CDS encoding glutathione S-transferase N-terminal domain-containing protein, which translates to MLARSSKPIDLYYWPTPNGWKITIMLEECGLPYNLIPVNIGKGDQFKPDFLEISPNNRMPAIVDHDGPGGEPISIFESGAILQYLGRKTGQYYPADERGRVAVDEWLFWQMGGFGPMLGQTHHFRIYAPEKLPYAIDRYTNEANRLYGVLNRRLEGRDYICGAYSIADMACIGWAKGWEKQGQDIRQFPNVGRWLETMQARPAVQRGLAIGAELRNPAGISTPEEKAILFGQRAR; encoded by the coding sequence ATGCTCGCACGTTCGTCAAAGCCGATCGATCTCTATTACTGGCCGACGCCCAATGGCTGGAAAATCACCATCATGCTCGAGGAGTGCGGGCTCCCCTACAACCTCATTCCGGTGAACATCGGCAAGGGCGATCAGTTCAAGCCCGACTTCCTGGAGATCTCGCCGAATAATCGCATGCCGGCGATCGTCGATCATGACGGGCCCGGCGGAGAGCCGATCTCGATCTTCGAGTCCGGTGCGATCCTGCAATATCTCGGCCGCAAGACCGGACAATACTATCCTGCCGATGAGCGTGGCCGCGTCGCGGTCGATGAATGGCTGTTCTGGCAGATGGGTGGCTTTGGACCGATGCTCGGCCAGACCCACCATTTCCGCATCTACGCGCCCGAGAAGCTGCCTTACGCCATCGATCGCTACACTAACGAGGCCAATCGGCTCTACGGCGTGCTCAATCGCCGTCTTGAGGGCCGCGACTATATCTGCGGCGCCTACTCGATTGCCGACATGGCCTGCATCGGCTGGGCCAAGGGTTGGGAGAAGCAGGGCCAGGACATCAGGCAGTTCCCGAATGTCGGGCGCTGGCTGGAAACGATGCAGGCCCGCCCGGCCGTGCAGCGCGGCCTCGCGATCGGCGCCGAACTGCGCAATCCAGCCGGCATCAGCACGCCGGAAGAGAAGGCCATTCTGTTCGGGCAGCGGGCTCGCTGA
- a CDS encoding GNAT family N-acetyltransferase codes for MSKSKIDPSEISIRQARREDVQRVASLVMLGSATQTVTEQDAAAEAAHPDYERAFDEVLASPDTTLFVAERAGEVVGTFQVTLIPGFAARGRKRAKFESVHVAPETRGMGIGAVMMTLGLAFAKEKGAGLVELTSHKARTDAHRFYRNLGFDQSHEGFKKLV; via the coding sequence ATGAGCAAAAGCAAGATCGATCCGTCCGAGATCTCCATTCGCCAGGCCCGGCGCGAAGATGTCCAGCGTGTCGCCAGCCTGGTCATGCTTGGCTCCGCAACACAGACAGTGACGGAACAGGACGCTGCGGCTGAAGCCGCGCACCCGGACTATGAGCGGGCCTTCGACGAGGTTCTGGCGAGCCCCGACACCACACTCTTCGTCGCCGAGCGCGCCGGAGAGGTCGTCGGCACCTTTCAGGTCACGCTCATTCCGGGTTTCGCCGCACGAGGGCGCAAGCGCGCGAAATTCGAGAGTGTCCACGTTGCGCCGGAAACGCGGGGAATGGGGATCGGCGCAGTGATGATGACCCTCGGGCTCGCCTTCGCAAAGGAGAAGGGAGCGGGGCTGGTCGAGCTGACCTCCCATAAGGCTCGCACCGACGCCCATCGCTTCTATCGCAATCTCGGCTTCGACCAGAGCCACGAAGGCTTCAAGAAGCTGGTCTGA
- a CDS encoding GNAT family N-acetyltransferase codes for MTPDRLIIRDAVAADLPAVRSLLVETWHATYDGIYGWQRVAEITNAWHSLENLSAQLDRDGEAFLVALVDDQIVATSSARRERDRAALLTRLYVLPTYQGVGIGRTLLHVTLAHFPLAPVARLEVELQNEPAIAFYERMGFFLQRSARFDGRDDTPNTLLMAKRLFAE; via the coding sequence GTGACGCCAGACAGGCTCATCATCCGCGACGCGGTTGCGGCCGATCTCCCGGCCGTCCGCTCGCTGTTGGTCGAGACCTGGCATGCCACCTATGACGGCATCTATGGCTGGCAGCGTGTCGCCGAGATCACCAATGCCTGGCATTCGCTGGAGAATCTGAGCGCCCAGCTCGATCGCGACGGCGAGGCCTTTCTCGTCGCTCTGGTCGACGACCAGATCGTTGCGACCTCGTCCGCCCGCCGCGAGCGCGACCGGGCGGCGCTGCTGACGCGGCTCTATGTTCTGCCGACCTATCAGGGCGTCGGGATCGGCCGAACCCTGCTGCACGTCACGCTCGCCCATTTCCCCCTGGCGCCGGTCGCACGGCTGGAAGTCGAGCTGCAGAACGAGCCCGCGATCGCGTTCTACGAGCGGATGGGCTTCTTCCTGCAGCGCTCGGCCCGGTTCGATGGCCGCGACGACACGCCAAACACCTTGCTGATGGCAAAGCGCCTGTTTGCCGAGTGA